The following are from one region of the Pocillopora verrucosa isolate sample1 chromosome 3, ASM3666991v2, whole genome shotgun sequence genome:
- the LOC131797645 gene encoding serine/threonine-protein kinase H1, whose product MGCNHSKKLDDEDCVKTSKLNEASREVGCKELVNNEKGKNSEKKPKRGRVLEGKLSFDAVVTEKYEIKALIGRGSFSRVVRVEHKETKQPYAIKMIKVRGGKDSFESEVAVLRKVKHDYIVQLYEVFECPERIYLVMELATGGELLDRIVCRGSFTEHDATRVLIMVLEGVSYLHSLGITHRDLKPENLLYYHPGNDSKIMITDFGFSSAFQNSDSATMDTICGTPEYIAPEILKRQPYTNAVDMWAIGVITHILLSGEMPFSDENRTRMYHAILKAKYSYISEAWKDVSEQAKNFIDKLLVVDPCKRMTADQALRDPWIALSVASSNLKDLHRSFSQNWLKSSSRLNSAKSNASQNWVKNGSRLSSANSNASQNSTRSLRSGRSKRKNSSTVPQEITVQSEEIKQSGTKSKDLRDSNVKLTKHSVINEDDREFFNSTNTEHEGEVAVLKVTTEWDNNWQHGVRQGPDFNGQTIDSTWKVQSMADDSNEEIQTKPIPIVRNGAQLSHLVLRDNFFEEQTAQETSQNWFQDSIRRTSYAGESLSKFHSLSPSRKNKVFCTYDSS is encoded by the exons ATGGGTTGCAACCACAGCAAGAAGCTCGATGATGAAGACTGTGTCAAGACGAGCAAGCTGAACGAAGCATCACGTGAAGTGGGGTGCAAAGAATTAGTCAACAATGAAAAGGGGAAAAACTCTGAGAAAAAGCCAAAGAGAGGACGTGTCCTTGAAGGAAAGCTTAGCTTTGATGCTGTTGTCACGGAGAAATATGAGATCAAAGCGCTCATAGGAAGAGGTTCATTTAGTAGAGTCGTCCGTGTTGAAcataaggaaacaaaacaaccttACGCGATCAAAATGATAAAGGTTCGTGGTGGTAAAGACAGCTTCGAGTCCGAAGTTGCTGTTCTAAGAAAGGTGAAGCACGATTACATTGTTCAACTGTATGAAGTTTTTGAGTGTCCAGAGAGGATCTATCTGGTTATGGAGCTCGCAACAGGCGGTGAACTCTTGGATCGCATCGTTTGTCGGGGATCTTTTACCGAACACGATGCTACTCGAGTCCTTATTATGGTACTAGAGGGAGTTAGTTATTTACACTCTCTTGGAATAACTCATCGTGATTTGAAGCCGGAAAATTTATTGTACTATCACCCTGGAAACGATTCCAAAATCATGATTACCGACTTCGGATTTTCGAGCGCTTTTCAAAACTCCGACAGCGCGACAATGGATACAATTTGCGGAACACCGGAGTACATTGCACCAGAAATACTCAAGAGGCAACCGTATACAAATGCAGTAGACATGTGGGCTATCGGGGTTATCACGCACATTCTTTTGAGCGGAGAAATGCCATTTTCAGACGAGAATCGTACGAGGATGTATCATGCAATTTTGAAGGCAAAGTATTCGTATATCAGTGAG GCATGGAAGGATGTATCAGAACAAGCGAAGAACTTTATTGACAAGTTACTGGTAGTAGATCCTTGTAAACGGATGACTGCTGACCAAGCTCTTAGAGATCCATGGATTGCACTTAGTGTTGCTTCCTCAAATTTGAAAGACCTTCATCGTTCCTTCAGCCAAAATTGGTTGAAAAGTAGCTCTCGGCTTAACAGTGCTAAATCAAATGCTTCTCAGAACTGGGTGAAAAATGGCTCTCGATTGAGCAGTGCAAATTCAAATGCATCTCAAAATTCTACCAGATCTTTGCGGTCAGGTAGATCCAAACGGAAAAACAGCTCCACAGTTCCACAGGAGATAACTGTACAAAGTGAAGAGATCAAACAAAGTGGAACCAAATCGAAAGATTTGAGGGATTCAAATGTTAAGCTAACAAAGCATTCTGTAATTAATGAGGATGACAGAGAATTTTTTAACAGTACTAATACAGAGCACGAAGGTGAAGTTGCAGTTCTAAAAGTAACTACAGAATGGGATAACAACTGGCAACATGGTGTGAGACAAGGTCCTGATTTCAATGGTCAAACTATTGATTCAACTTGGAAAGTGCAAAGCATGGCAGATGATTCAAATGAGGAAATACAGACAAAGCCAATTCCCATTGTGAGAAATGGAGCACAGCTGTCACATTTAGTATTGAGAGATAATTTCTTTGAAGAGCAAACTGCTCAAGAGACATCCCAAAACTGGTTCCAGGATAGCATACGTAGAACTTCTTATGCAGGAGAATCTCTAAGCAAATTTCACTCATTGTCTCCatcaaggaaaaacaaagtattttgcACTTATGATAGCAGTTAA
- the LOC131797704 gene encoding transcription factor E2F5 — protein sequence MADFGSPGTPSRHEKSLGLLTTKFVSLLQEAKDGVLDLKVAADTLAVRQKRRIYDITNVLEGIGLIEKKSKNSIQWKGAGPGCNTREISDKLVHLKGELERLEDKERELDEQRLWVQQSLKNVSEDPENEQLAYVTYEDVCRSFKGDTLLVVQAPSGTQLEVPIPDTTPSSHQPRKFQIHLKSQTGPIHVLLVNKDAAADNPVVTPVPPPANDVNSNDHEVLKEEPMETNADSKHANEINAKVGAVKTEVLESSRANELKEVANDIIFGNNFKDTSFAEEVMDDFMSAEVYAPLLRLSPPPGEHDYYFNLDDSEGVCDLFDIPNLDMPSPLTGAMAST from the exons ATGGCGGATTTCGGTTCTCCGGGAACGCCAAGTAGACATGAAAAATCCCTCGGTTTATTGACGACGAAATTCGTCAGTTTGTTACAAGAAGCCAAAGATGGTGTCTTAGATCTTAAAGTG GCAGCCGATACGCTTGCTGTGCGCCAGAAACGACGGATTTACGACATTACTAATGTACTTGAAGGAATTGGACTGATAGAAAAGAAATCGAAGAATAGCATTCAGTGGAA GGGGGCTGGACCTGGGTGTAACACGAGGGAGATATCAGACAAGCTTGTTCATTTAAAGGGAGagttggagagactggaagacaAAGAAAGGGAACTTGATGAACAAAGGCTGTGGGTCCAACAGAGCTTGAAGAATGTCTCAGAGGATCCTGAAAATGAGCAGCTTGCTTATGTCACTTATGAAGATGTATGCCGCAGTTTTAAAGGAGACACCTTGTTGGTTGTCCAAGCTCCATCTGGTACACAGCTTGAGGTTCCAATTCCAGACACA ACTCCAAGCTCTCATCAACCCAGGAAATTCCAGATCCACTTGAAAAGTCAGACAGGTCCTATACATGTGCTGCTGGTAAACAAGGATGCTGCAGCAGACAATCCGGTTGTAACTCCGGTCCCTCCACCAGCCAATGATGTCAACTCAAATGACCATGAAGTACTAAAGGAGGAACCTATGGAAACTAATGCCGATTCTAAACATGCTAATGAAATCAATGCTAAAGTGGGAGCAGTTAAAACTGAAGTTCTAGAGAGCAGCAGAG cTAACGAGCTTAAAGAAGTTGCCAATGACATaatatttggaaataatttcaaag ACACCAGTTTTGCTGAAGAAGTTATGGATGATTTCATGTCAGCAGAAG TGTATGCACCTTTACTTCGCTTGTCACCACCACCAGGAGAACATGACTACTACTTCAACCTAGATGACTCTGAGGGCGTCTGTGATTTATTTGACATTCCAAACCTAGATATGCCTTCTCCATTAACAGGAGCTATGGCATCCACATAG